The stretch of DNA CCAGTCCTCTTCACTAATCTAGTATAGAGGAGTGTGTGGACTCCCAGTGTTACTAGGCCTACAGCAAGCACTAGAGTGTATATTGCGGAGGCGGTCTCAACGTCCGCCAGGCTAATGGCGTTATAGAGGGCTAGAGGCAGCGTCTCCGTCCTGCCTGGTATGTTGCCCGCAAGCACCAAGGTTGCGCCGAACTCTCCTAAGGCCCGGAAGAAGGTTACAGCCAAGGCCGAGAGTATGCCGGGAAGGCTTAGCGGGAGCACTATACGTATGAGGATCTGGAGCCTGCCGGCCCCATACGCCTCGGCAGCCTCCTCGAGCTCCCGAGGAACCATCGAAAAAACCCCCGTCAGCATGGAAACCGCTATCGGAGTTGTCACGAGGAGCTGGGCAAGTATAACAGCCTTCGGGCTGAAGAAGAGGCCCAGTGTTTCTGAGATGCTATTGAGGGGTGGATACCGGGTGAAGAGTATCAGGGCCGCTGTGCCCAGGCCTACAGGCGGTATGCTGAGCAGGAGGAGGTGTAGCTGCGATATGAGGCGTGTGAGGCGGCCTTCCTGTCTGGCCATGGCATAGGCCGGGGCTGTGGCAAGGGTTACTGCCAGTACTGAGCTTATGGTGCTTGAGCCTAGGCTCAGCACAAGCGACCTTCTAAACCTCTCTTCCAGGAAGAGGTCTATGAGGTCCCTCGAGGCCGCCATGGGGATTGGCGAGGCGACTATGGCTAGTGATGCCAGGCCGAGGGCTATGGATAAGGCTGTAGGTACTCCGTAGACCCTCAACAACTGCCCCCCACTTCTACCCCATAGTCGGCGAAGACATACGAATGTTCAACTACAAACCTGAAGAGGTCCTCCGCCAGAGGACCCCGGTTTACAGGTAGAGCAACAACAACAGGGGCTTTAACAGACGCTACAGCACCGTCGTAAACCTCCTCAACCTTATCGCCCATCAGGACAGTGTAAACATTGAATGTTACAGCCGCGTCTGCCAGTCCTGTGGCCACATAGTATGCGGCCTGGGAAGCGCTGTCGACAAGTACAACCCTGCCATCCCCAATCCCTTTAACTGCAGCCTCCTCAAGACCCAGCTCCTCCAAGAGCCTCCAGGCTAAAACACCGGCCGTTACATGCTCGGGATTACCAAGAGCCACGGTAACATCATCCCTCTCCAGAGCATCCCTAAGGCTAGAGACACCCTTGGGATTCCCCTTCTCAACAATCAGGGCGAGCCTTATACACCCAACCACGGTAAAGTATTCCTTATCGAGCAAACCCTCCTCTACACCCTTAACAGCAAACTCCCAGCCATCGCTCACATAGAGATCACCATTCCCCCGAAGCTCCAGCTGAGCGAGGACAAAACCGCTGCTACCATAAACATAAGAGACATTCACACCCCTCTCCCTTGAAAAAGATGAAAGAACCTCCTCCAGAGGCGCCTGGAGAGTCCTATCAGCAAACACCAAAACCTCAACAGCATCGTCAGACATAAAAACCCCAAGAATAGCAGCAAGAACTAACGAGAAAGATAACAAGAGCAAAGCGGCAAAAACTAGTTTAGGAACACTCAACTCCCAGGCCACCCATACAGCCTAGCCATCCCCCACCTCGTCGCAACTACCATCACAGTATGGCGGGCTTCGAGTTCTCCCGCATCTACAAAGTGGTCTCTTAGAATCGGAGGATCTAAGACTCAATAAGCAACACCACCCTTGAAATAACAATAGCAGAGACGATAAAAATTCCGTAATATAACAGGAGATCAGAGGGGGCCCGTAGCTCAGCCAGGATAGAGCGCCGGCCTCCGGAGCCGGAGGTCCCGGGTTCAAATCCCGGCGGGCCCGCCATCAGACCCGCAAAACCAACACAAAACACCATAGAGAATATATCGATAATCGAGACCTCAGAAAGGCGCCGGGCTTTTTGCAGGATAGATTATCAGAAAGGATTTTATACATTAACATTAATTCTAGAAGACTAGGGTACGACTTTTAGCCAAGGTATTCTCTTGAAGTCCTCATCCAAGGTTGCTATTGTGTCTAGCTCGTGTTGTTTGCATGTTAATGCTATTAGTGCATCTGCTGGCATTAGGCCGTATTCTTCTATGAACTCGATTATTTCTCCCGGCTCAGCCATGAGCGGTAGTGTTGTGAAGAGCTTCAGTACAGGCCAGACTTCGCCCTTGATCATTTTTATGAGCCTCTCATCCCTCCTAGCTAGCAGCTTCCTTATTCTCCTAGCGCTTAATCCTGTTGCCAAGCGTAGGTAACCGTGTATAACCTCATCTATTACCAATGGATTAATGTAGCCGGTGATCTCATGCCTCTCAACCTTCCTCATGAGATCTTTTGCTCTATCATCCTGGCCTGCAAGGAATGCTAGTATGATGCTAGTGTCCACGAATATCCTCATCCTCTATCTCCTCTAGAACCTCTAGGA from Aeropyrum pernix K1 encodes:
- a CDS encoding molybdate ABC transporter permease subunit codes for the protein MRVYGVPTALSIALGLASLAIVASPIPMAASRDLIDLFLEERFRRSLVLSLGSSTISSVLAVTLATAPAYAMARQEGRLTRLISQLHLLLLSIPPVGLGTAALILFTRYPPLNSISETLGLFFSPKAVILAQLLVTTPIAVSMLTGVFSMVPRELEEAAEAYGAGRLQILIRIVLPLSLPGILSALAVTFFRALGEFGATLVLAGNIPGRTETLPLALYNAISLADVETASAIYTLVLAVGLVTLGVHTLLYTRLVKRTG
- the modA gene encoding molybdate ABC transporter substrate-binding protein; amino-acid sequence: MSDDAVEVLVFADRTLQAPLEEVLSSFSRERGVNVSYVYGSSGFVLAQLELRGNGDLYVSDGWEFAVKGVEEGLLDKEYFTVVGCIRLALIVEKGNPKGVSSLRDALERDDVTVALGNPEHVTAGVLAWRLLEELGLEEAAVKGIGDGRVVLVDSASQAAYYVATGLADAAVTFNVYTVLMGDKVEEVYDGAVASVKAPVVVALPVNRGPLAEDLFRFVVEHSYVFADYGVEVGGSC
- a CDS encoding type II toxin-antitoxin system VapC family toxin, translated to MRIFVDTSIILAFLAGQDDRAKDLMRKVERHEITGYINPLVIDEVIHGYLRLATGLSARRIRKLLARRDERLIKMIKGEVWPVLKLFTTLPLMAEPGEIIEFIEEYGLMPADALIALTCKQHELDTIATLDEDFKRIPWLKVVP